Proteins from one Ricinus communis isolate WT05 ecotype wild-type chromosome 9, ASM1957865v1, whole genome shotgun sequence genomic window:
- the LOC8282164 gene encoding pumilio homolog 12 isoform X1 — translation MEVGRTELDFDEFEKLLGEIPNATSGNPHSEEAATLNGGLSPICMNSFEGRLTEKLQSNGSPNERKLLISKNQESPIKRVQSEEANLPDDQSLTSAFTDLSFNTGSGSTNFKSSPKAPSISLSMTGAPSFRLPIAVPCGFDEFNATKVGHESSNLLKFNAHELKQIPAGYRQPQPIENLSSALPLAHGVQGFQFLSNVAVPGIDFPLMSDQRQYFADMQSVLPCIHAQQFNQPHISWRNIEEEQFYRMHQQYLYLQQLHNQRLEAQHPMQANGNVATKLMNRHVRQPYFEVPVSHQLQQPNQEQVWNDYAVTRGLNQSQNGMNILDKVGKQSFPEKILTRSQGLSTLKAVKYSSAGGNESLANLSQNGKVLLNGHLRHTLTPPSAECFQLDHLSSWDLSPDIIDLKSTNLRPQPQKYNSVDEVTGRVYLMAKDQHGCRFLQRKFSEGTPQDIEKIFLEVIDHIAELMTDPFGNYLVQKLLEVCNEDQRMQILCAITRKAGELVRISCDMHGTRAVQKVIETLKTPQQFSMVVSSLKPGIVTLIKNMNGNHVAQHCLQYLTPEHSEFLFEAATTNCVELATDRHGCCVLQKCLSHSEGEQRRCLISEITSNALILSQDPFGNYVVQFVFELRLPWATANILDQLEGNYGDLSMQKYSSNVIEKCLKYASEEHRAHIIRQLISNTHLDQVMQDPYGNYVIQAALHQSKGALHAALVEAIRPHVPVLRTSPYGKKVLSSNFLKK, via the exons ATGGAAGTTGGGAGGACTGAGTTGGACTttgatgaatttgagaagCTTCTTGGAGAGATACCAAATGCTACTTCTGGGAATCCACATTCTGAGGAAGCTGCAACTCTAAATGGTGGCTTATCACCCATATGTATGAATTCCTTTGAAGGTCGGTTGACTGAAAAACTCCAAAGTAACGGGAGTCCAAATGAAAGAAAACTATTGATTAGTAAAAATCAAGAATCTCCCATCAAAAGGGTCCAATCTGAGGAAGCGAATCTGCCTGATGATCAATCCTTGACATCTGCATTTACAGATTTAAGCTTCAATACTGGAAGTGGTTCAACAAATTTTAAATCCTCACCTAAAGCTCCTAGTATAAGTTTATCAATGACTGGTGCTCCATCTTTCCGTTTGCCAATTGCCGTGCCTTGTGGTTTTGATGAGTTTAATGCAACAAAAGTTGGCCATGAAAGTtcaaatttgttaaaattcaATGCCCATGAACTGAAGCAGATACCAGCTGGATATCGTCAGCCTCAACCAATAGAAAATCTCTCTTCTGCCTTGCCGCTAGCTCATGGTGTGCAAGGTTTTCAGTTTCTCTCCAATGTGGCTGTGCCTGGTATAGACTTTCCTTTAATGTCTGATCAGCGACAGTATTTTGCGGATATGCAATCTGTGCTTCCTTGCATACATGCACAACAGTTTAACCAGCCTCATATCAGCTGGAGGAATATTGAAGAGGAGCAATTTTATAGGATGCATCAGCAATATTTGTATCTGCAGCAACTGCATAATCAACGGTTGGAAGCTCAGCATCCTATGCAAGCAAATGGAAATGTTGCAACAAAGCTGATGAATCGGCACGTGAGACAACCATATTTTGAGGTTCCAGTCTCTCATCAACTTCAGCAACCCAATCAAGAACAAGTTTGGAACGATTATGCAGTAACAAGGGGTCTGAATCAATCGCAGAATGGTATGAATATTTTGGATAAAGTAGGAAAACAGAGTTTTCCTGAAAAGATTCTAACAAGATCACAAGGACTGAGTACACTTAAAGCTGTGAAGTACAGTTCAGCTGGAGGAAATGAATCACTTGCAAATCTCAGCCAGAATGGGAAAGTTCTATTAAATGGTCATCTCCGGCATACTTTAACCCCTCCTAGTGCTGAATGCTTTCAGTTAGATCATTTGAGCTCATGGGACTTATCCCCTGatattattgatttgaaaaGTACTAATCTTAGGCCCCAGCCTCAGAAATATAATTCTGTGGATGAAGTTACTGGCAGAGTATATCTCATGGCAAAGGACCAACATGGTTGCCGCTtcttgcaaagaaaattttctGAGGGCACTCCACAAGATATTGAAAAGATTTTTCTTGAGGTCATTGATCATATTGCTGAGCTGATGACAGACCCTTTTGGAAATTACCTAGTCCAAAAGTTGCTTGAAGTGTGCAATGAGGATCAGCGAATGCAAATACTTTGTGCCATCACCAGGAAAGCTGGGGAACTTGTTAGGATTTCATGTGACATGCATGG GACTCGGGCTGTTCAGAAGGTAATTGAAACCCTGAAGACTCCACAGCAGTTTTCTATGGTCGTTTCCTCTCTGAAGCCTGGCATAGTgactttgataaaaaatatgaatggTAACCATGTTGCACAGCACTGCTTGCAGTATTTAACACCAGAACACAGTGAG TTCCTTTTTGAAGCTGCAACCACTAACTGTGTCGAACTTGCTACTGATCGCCATGGCTGTTGTGTACTTCAAAAATGTCTTAGCCATTCTGAGGGTGAGCAAAGACGCTGTTTAATCTCTGAGATCACATCAAATGCTCTAATTCTTTCCCAAGATCCATTTGG GAACTATGTTGTGCAATTTGTCTTTGAGCTTCGTCTTCCTTGGGCAACAGCTAATATTCTTGATCAGCTGGAGGGTAACTATGGGGACTTGTCGATGCAGAAATATAGCAGTAATGTGATAGAGAAATGCCTAAAATATGCAAGTGAGGAACACCGAGCTCATATTATTCGGCAGCTCATTAGTAATACTCACTTGGATCAAGTCATGCAAGACCCTTATGGCAATTATGTTATTCAAGCAGCACTACACCAATCAAAG GGAGCTCTTCATGCTGCATTGGTGGAGGCCATAAGACCCCATGTTCCTGTGCTTCGAACTAGTCCATATGGGAAGAAAGTCCTATCTAGTAACTTTTTAAAGAAGTAA
- the LOC8282164 gene encoding pumilio homolog 12 isoform X2, translated as MEVGRTELDFDEFEKLLGEIPNATSGNPHSEEAATLNGGLSPICMNSFEGRLTEKLQSNGSPNERKLLISKNQESPIKRVQSEEANLPDDQSLTSAFTDLSFNTGSGSTNFKSSPKAPSISLSMTGAPSFRLPIAVPCGFDEFNATKVGHESSNLLKFNAHELKQIPAGYRQPQPIENLSSALPLAHGVQGFQFLSNVAVPGIDFPLMSDQRQYFADMQSVLPCIHAQQFNQPHISWRNIEEEQFYRMHQQYLYLQQLHNQRLEAQHPMQANGNVATKLMNRHVRQPYFEVPVSHQLQQPNQEQVWNDYAVTRGLNQSQNGMNILDKVGKQSFPEKILTRSQGLSTLKAVKYSSAGGNESLANLSQNGKVLLNGHLRHTLTPPSAECFQLDHLSSWDLSPDIIDLKSTNLRPQPQKYNSVDEVTGRVYLMAKDQHGCRFLQRKFSEGTPQDIEKIFLEVIDHIAELMTDPFGNYLVQKLLEVCNEDQRMQILCAITRKAGELVRISCDMTRAVQKVIETLKTPQQFSMVVSSLKPGIVTLIKNMNGNHVAQHCLQYLTPEHSEFLFEAATTNCVELATDRHGCCVLQKCLSHSEGEQRRCLISEITSNALILSQDPFGNYVVQFVFELRLPWATANILDQLEGNYGDLSMQKYSSNVIEKCLKYASEEHRAHIIRQLISNTHLDQVMQDPYGNYVIQAALHQSKGALHAALVEAIRPHVPVLRTSPYGKKVLSSNFLKK; from the exons ATGGAAGTTGGGAGGACTGAGTTGGACTttgatgaatttgagaagCTTCTTGGAGAGATACCAAATGCTACTTCTGGGAATCCACATTCTGAGGAAGCTGCAACTCTAAATGGTGGCTTATCACCCATATGTATGAATTCCTTTGAAGGTCGGTTGACTGAAAAACTCCAAAGTAACGGGAGTCCAAATGAAAGAAAACTATTGATTAGTAAAAATCAAGAATCTCCCATCAAAAGGGTCCAATCTGAGGAAGCGAATCTGCCTGATGATCAATCCTTGACATCTGCATTTACAGATTTAAGCTTCAATACTGGAAGTGGTTCAACAAATTTTAAATCCTCACCTAAAGCTCCTAGTATAAGTTTATCAATGACTGGTGCTCCATCTTTCCGTTTGCCAATTGCCGTGCCTTGTGGTTTTGATGAGTTTAATGCAACAAAAGTTGGCCATGAAAGTtcaaatttgttaaaattcaATGCCCATGAACTGAAGCAGATACCAGCTGGATATCGTCAGCCTCAACCAATAGAAAATCTCTCTTCTGCCTTGCCGCTAGCTCATGGTGTGCAAGGTTTTCAGTTTCTCTCCAATGTGGCTGTGCCTGGTATAGACTTTCCTTTAATGTCTGATCAGCGACAGTATTTTGCGGATATGCAATCTGTGCTTCCTTGCATACATGCACAACAGTTTAACCAGCCTCATATCAGCTGGAGGAATATTGAAGAGGAGCAATTTTATAGGATGCATCAGCAATATTTGTATCTGCAGCAACTGCATAATCAACGGTTGGAAGCTCAGCATCCTATGCAAGCAAATGGAAATGTTGCAACAAAGCTGATGAATCGGCACGTGAGACAACCATATTTTGAGGTTCCAGTCTCTCATCAACTTCAGCAACCCAATCAAGAACAAGTTTGGAACGATTATGCAGTAACAAGGGGTCTGAATCAATCGCAGAATGGTATGAATATTTTGGATAAAGTAGGAAAACAGAGTTTTCCTGAAAAGATTCTAACAAGATCACAAGGACTGAGTACACTTAAAGCTGTGAAGTACAGTTCAGCTGGAGGAAATGAATCACTTGCAAATCTCAGCCAGAATGGGAAAGTTCTATTAAATGGTCATCTCCGGCATACTTTAACCCCTCCTAGTGCTGAATGCTTTCAGTTAGATCATTTGAGCTCATGGGACTTATCCCCTGatattattgatttgaaaaGTACTAATCTTAGGCCCCAGCCTCAGAAATATAATTCTGTGGATGAAGTTACTGGCAGAGTATATCTCATGGCAAAGGACCAACATGGTTGCCGCTtcttgcaaagaaaattttctGAGGGCACTCCACAAGATATTGAAAAGATTTTTCTTGAGGTCATTGATCATATTGCTGAGCTGATGACAGACCCTTTTGGAAATTACCTAGTCCAAAAGTTGCTTGAAGTGTGCAATGAGGATCAGCGAATGCAAATACTTTGTGCCATCACCAGGAAAGCTGGGGAACTTGTTAGGATTTCATGTGACAT GACTCGGGCTGTTCAGAAGGTAATTGAAACCCTGAAGACTCCACAGCAGTTTTCTATGGTCGTTTCCTCTCTGAAGCCTGGCATAGTgactttgataaaaaatatgaatggTAACCATGTTGCACAGCACTGCTTGCAGTATTTAACACCAGAACACAGTGAG TTCCTTTTTGAAGCTGCAACCACTAACTGTGTCGAACTTGCTACTGATCGCCATGGCTGTTGTGTACTTCAAAAATGTCTTAGCCATTCTGAGGGTGAGCAAAGACGCTGTTTAATCTCTGAGATCACATCAAATGCTCTAATTCTTTCCCAAGATCCATTTGG GAACTATGTTGTGCAATTTGTCTTTGAGCTTCGTCTTCCTTGGGCAACAGCTAATATTCTTGATCAGCTGGAGGGTAACTATGGGGACTTGTCGATGCAGAAATATAGCAGTAATGTGATAGAGAAATGCCTAAAATATGCAAGTGAGGAACACCGAGCTCATATTATTCGGCAGCTCATTAGTAATACTCACTTGGATCAAGTCATGCAAGACCCTTATGGCAATTATGTTATTCAAGCAGCACTACACCAATCAAAG GGAGCTCTTCATGCTGCATTGGTGGAGGCCATAAGACCCCATGTTCCTGTGCTTCGAACTAGTCCATATGGGAAGAAAGTCCTATCTAGTAACTTTTTAAAGAAGTAA
- the LOC125371153 gene encoding beta-amyrin 28-monooxygenase-like isoform X1 has product MYSMFPVLALVSTLFLIAFHFIIKTLKERLFGSPNLPPGSLGWPLIGETPAFFRAGSEAKPEKFIGERMEKYDSRVFKTSLLGKPFAMVSGTAGHKLLFSNENKLVNLWWPESVRMLFKSALVSVVGDEAKRIRKMLMTFLSLDGLKNYTERIDMVTQQHIRTYWEGKKEVTVYSTLDFYTFTLACNLFTSINDPEKLSKLGAHFDVFLKGIISFSISIPGTRLYKSMKAANAIREELKMIVRDRKEALERKMASPTQDLLSYLLVNSDTNGRFLSEMEIVDIIIHLLYAGYDTSKSSLTSIMKYLAEMPDVYAKVLQEQLEIANSEKLGEFLQWEDVQKMRYSWNVICEVLRLSPPVSGAYRRAIVDFTYEGYTIPKGWQLFTSFGTTHRDPTLFPNPERFDASRFEGNGPPSYSYIPFGGGPRMCIGYEFARLEMLIFLHNIIKRFKWDILIPDEQFGYNPLLAPSQGFPVRLRPHHSHL; this is encoded by the exons ATGTACAGTATGTTTCCAGTTTTAGCTTTGGTTTCTACCCTCTTTCTTATTGCATTTcatttcattatcaaaaccctaaaagagAGATTATTTGGTAGCCCTAATCTTCCTCCAGGAAGTCTAGGATGGCCACTTATAGGAGAAACTCCAGCTTTTTTCCGTGCAGGTTCCGAAGCAAAACCAGAAAAGTTTATCGGGGAAAGAATGGAGAAATACGATTCAAGGGTCTTCAAGACATCCCTACTAGGGAAACCCTTTGCTATGGTCAGTGGAACAGCAGGGCATAAATTATTGTTTAGCAATGAGAACAAGTTGGTGAACCTGTGGTGGCCGGAGTCGGTGAGAATGCTGTTCAAGTCAGCTTTGGTTAGTGTAGTTGGCGATGAGGCGAAGAGGATAAGGAAGATGCTCATGACATTCCTTAGTCTTGATGGCCTAAAGAATTACACAGAGAGGATAGACATGGTTACCCAACAACACATTAGAACTTACTGGGAAG GGAAAAAAGAGGTAACAGTGTATTCAACTCTCGACTTTTATACATTCACACTAGCTTGTAACTTGTTTACAAGTATCAATGATCCTGAGAAGCTATCGAAGCTTGGGGCTCATTTTGATGTGTTTCTGAAAGGGATAATCTCCTTCTCAATTAGCATTCCTGGGACAAGATTATACAAATCCATGAAGGCTGCTAATGCGATTAGAGAAGAGCTTAAAATGATTGTTAGAGACAGGAAAGAAGCATTAGAGAGGAAAATGGCATCACCTACACAAGACCTTCTGTCATATTTGCTTGTGAATTCAGATACTAATGGAAGATTCCTATCTGAAATGGAGATTGTTGATATCATCATTCACTTGCTATATGCTGGTTATGACACTTCCAAATCTTCTTTAACATCAATCATGAAGTACCTTGCGGAAATGCCTGATGTGTATGCAAAAGTTTTACAAG AGCAACTTGAAATAGCCAATTCTGAGAAACTAGGAGAGTTTCTACAATGGGAGGATGTGCAAAAGATGAGGTACTCATGGAATGTGATCTGTGAAGTGCTCAGACTCTCTCCGCCTGTCAGCGGTGCTTACAGACGTGCCATAGTGGATTTTACCTATGAAGGATACACAATTCCGAAAGGATGGCAG CTGTTCACAAGCTTTGGCACGACACACAGAGATCCAACTCTTTTTCCAAACCCAGAAAGATTTGATGCTTCAAGGTTTGAAGGAAATGGGCCTCCCAGTTACTCATATATTCCATTTGGAGGGGGGCCAAGGATGTGCATTGGGTATGAATTTGCTCGCCTGGAAATGCTGATTTTCTTGCATAATATTATCAAGAGATTCAAATGGGACATTCTCATACCTGATGAGCAGTTTGGATATAATCCCCTGTTAGCACCATCCCAAGGATTTCCAGTTCGTCTTCGGCCACATCACTCCCAcctctaa
- the LOC8282167 gene encoding beta-amyrin 28-monooxygenase → MELVMFPVLALVSTLFLLALHFIIRTLKERLFGSPNLPPGRLGWPLIGETPAFFRAGFEAKPEKFIGERMEKYDSRVFKTSLLGKPFAVISGTAGHKFLFSNENKLVNLWWPESVRMLFKSALVSVVGDEAKRIRKMLMTFLGLDALKNYTERIDMVTQQHIRTYWEGKEEVTVYSTLKLYTFTLACNLFASINDPERLSKLGAHFDVFVKGVISLPISIPGTRLYKSMKAANAIREELKLIVRDRKEALERKMASPTQDLLSYLLVDSDTNGRFLSEMEILDNIMLLLYAGHDTSKSSLTLIMKYLAEMPDVYAKVLQEQLEIANSKKPGELLQWEDVQKMRYSWNVISEVLRLSPPVSSAYRHAIVDFTYEGYTIPKGWQLFTSFGTTHRDPALFPNPERFDASRFEGNGPPSYSYIPFGGGPRMCIGYEFARLEMLIFLHNIIKRFKWDILIPDEHFGYDPLLAPSQGFPVRLRPHHSRL, encoded by the exons atggaGTTGGTTATGTTTCCAGTTTTAGCTTTGGTTTCTACCCTCTTTCTCCTTGCACTTCATTTCATTATCAGAACCCTAAAAGAAAGATTATTTGGTAGCCCTAATCTCCCTCCAGGGAGACTAGGATGGCCCCTCATAGGAGAAACTCCAGCTTTTTTCCGTGCAGGTTTCGAAGCAAAACCAGAAAAGTTTATCGGGGAAAGAATGGAGAAATACGATTCAAGGGTCTTCAAGACATCCCTACTGGGGAAACCCTTTGCTGTGATAAGTGGAACAGCAGGGCATAAATTCTTGTTTAGCAATGAGAACAAGTTGGTGAACCTGTGGTGGCCGGAGTCGGTGAGAATGCTGTTCAAGTCAGCTTTGGTTAGTGTAGTTGGCGATGAGGCGAAGAGGATAAGGAAGATGCTCATGACATTCCTTGGTCTTGATGCCCTAAAGAATTATACAGAGAGGATAGATATGGTTACCCAACAACACATTAGGACTTACTGGGAAG GGAAAGAAGAGGTGACAGTGTATTCAACTCTCAAATTATACACATTCACACTAGCTTGTAACTTGTTTGCAAGTATCAACGATCCTGAGAGACTATCCAAGCTTGGGGCTCATTTTGATGTGTTTGTGAAAGGGGTAATTTCCCTCCCAATTAGCATTCCTGGGACAAGATTATACAAATCGATGAAGGCTGCTAATGCGATTAGAGAAGAGCTTAAGTTGATTGTTAGAGACAGGAAAGAAGCATTAGAGAGGAAAATGGCATCACCTACACAAGACCTTCTGTCATATTTGCTTGTGGATTCAGATACTAATGGAAGATTCCTATCTGAAATGGAGATTCTTGATAACATCATGCTCTTGCTATATGCTGGTCACGACACTTCCAAATCTTCCCTAACATTAATCATGAAGTATCTTGCAGAAATGCCTGATGTGTATGCAAAAGTTTTACAAG AGCAACTTGAAATAGCCAATTCTAAGAAACCAGGAGAGCTTTTACAATGGGAGGATGTGCAAAAAATGAGGTACTCATGGAATGTGATCTCTGAAGTGCTCAGACTCTCTCCGCCTGTCAGTAGTGCTTACAGACATGCCATAGTGGATTTCACCTACGAAGGATATACAATTCCAAAAGGATGGCAG CTGTTCACAAGCTTTGGCACGACACACAGAGATCCAGCTCTTTTTCCAAACCCAGAAAGATTTGATGCTTCAAGGTTTGAAGGAAATGGGCCTCCCAGTTACTCATATATTCCATTTGGAGGGGGGCCAAGGATGTGCATTGGGTATGAATTTGCTCGCCTGGAAATGCTGATTTTCTTGCATAATATTATCAAGAGATTCAAATGGGACATTCTCATACCTGATGAGCACTTTGGATATGATCCCCTGTTAGCACCATCCCAAGGATTTCCAGTTCGTCTTCGGCCACATCACTCCCGcctctaa
- the LOC125371153 gene encoding beta-amyrin 28-monooxygenase-like isoform X2 has translation MEKYDSRVFKTSLLGKPFAMVSGTAGHKLLFSNENKLVNLWWPESVRMLFKSALVSVVGDEAKRIRKMLMTFLSLDGLKNYTERIDMVTQQHIRTYWEGKKEVTVYSTLDFYTFTLACNLFTSINDPEKLSKLGAHFDVFLKGIISFSISIPGTRLYKSMKAANAIREELKMIVRDRKEALERKMASPTQDLLSYLLVNSDTNGRFLSEMEIVDIIIHLLYAGYDTSKSSLTSIMKYLAEMPDVYAKVLQEQLEIANSEKLGEFLQWEDVQKMRYSWNVICEVLRLSPPVSGAYRRAIVDFTYEGYTIPKGWQLFTSFGTTHRDPTLFPNPERFDASRFEGNGPPSYSYIPFGGGPRMCIGYEFARLEMLIFLHNIIKRFKWDILIPDEQFGYNPLLAPSQGFPVRLRPHHSHL, from the exons ATGGAGAAATACGATTCAAGGGTCTTCAAGACATCCCTACTAGGGAAACCCTTTGCTATGGTCAGTGGAACAGCAGGGCATAAATTATTGTTTAGCAATGAGAACAAGTTGGTGAACCTGTGGTGGCCGGAGTCGGTGAGAATGCTGTTCAAGTCAGCTTTGGTTAGTGTAGTTGGCGATGAGGCGAAGAGGATAAGGAAGATGCTCATGACATTCCTTAGTCTTGATGGCCTAAAGAATTACACAGAGAGGATAGACATGGTTACCCAACAACACATTAGAACTTACTGGGAAG GGAAAAAAGAGGTAACAGTGTATTCAACTCTCGACTTTTATACATTCACACTAGCTTGTAACTTGTTTACAAGTATCAATGATCCTGAGAAGCTATCGAAGCTTGGGGCTCATTTTGATGTGTTTCTGAAAGGGATAATCTCCTTCTCAATTAGCATTCCTGGGACAAGATTATACAAATCCATGAAGGCTGCTAATGCGATTAGAGAAGAGCTTAAAATGATTGTTAGAGACAGGAAAGAAGCATTAGAGAGGAAAATGGCATCACCTACACAAGACCTTCTGTCATATTTGCTTGTGAATTCAGATACTAATGGAAGATTCCTATCTGAAATGGAGATTGTTGATATCATCATTCACTTGCTATATGCTGGTTATGACACTTCCAAATCTTCTTTAACATCAATCATGAAGTACCTTGCGGAAATGCCTGATGTGTATGCAAAAGTTTTACAAG AGCAACTTGAAATAGCCAATTCTGAGAAACTAGGAGAGTTTCTACAATGGGAGGATGTGCAAAAGATGAGGTACTCATGGAATGTGATCTGTGAAGTGCTCAGACTCTCTCCGCCTGTCAGCGGTGCTTACAGACGTGCCATAGTGGATTTTACCTATGAAGGATACACAATTCCGAAAGGATGGCAG CTGTTCACAAGCTTTGGCACGACACACAGAGATCCAACTCTTTTTCCAAACCCAGAAAGATTTGATGCTTCAAGGTTTGAAGGAAATGGGCCTCCCAGTTACTCATATATTCCATTTGGAGGGGGGCCAAGGATGTGCATTGGGTATGAATTTGCTCGCCTGGAAATGCTGATTTTCTTGCATAATATTATCAAGAGATTCAAATGGGACATTCTCATACCTGATGAGCAGTTTGGATATAATCCCCTGTTAGCACCATCCCAAGGATTTCCAGTTCGTCTTCGGCCACATCACTCCCAcctctaa
- the LOC8282165 gene encoding protein MET1, chloroplastic produces MSLAPSSYASLYTSPPLPRTITIKQNPLIFSQNNPFFSKNCSFFTTSTSFSSTHLLKPSNLTVKASETESKASKSESGSTEGEGEEQYEEYEVELLQPYGIKFAKGRDGATYIDAIAPGGAADKTGMFTVGDKVIATSAVFGTEIWPAAEYGRTMYTIRQRIGPLLMKLQKRYGKTDYAGEMTEKEIIRAERNSGVISDRVREIQMQNYLRKKEQKAQREKDLRDGLILYKNAKYEEALERFESVLGSKPDPNEASVASYNVACCYSKLNQLKAGLSALKDAMEAGFEDFKRIRTDPDLANLRTSEEFEPLLKRFDESFINENAINAIKSLFGFNKK; encoded by the exons ATGTCTTTAGCTCCCAGCAGCTATGCTTCTCTTTACACTTCACCTCCATTGCCAAGAACTATTACCATCAAGCAGAACCCACTTATCTTCTCCCAGAACAATCCCTTTTTCTCCAAGAATTGCTCATTTTTCACAACATCAACATCTTTCTCCAGCACCCATTTGCTAAAACCTTCTAATTTGACCGTTAAAGCATCCGAAACCGAGTCGAAGGCATCGAAATCAGAGAGTGGAAGTACAGAAGGAGAAGGGGAGGAGCAGTATGAAGAGTATGAAGTAGAATTGCTTCAGCCTTATGGAATTAAGTTTGCAAAAGGAAGAGATGGTGCCACTTATATTGATGCTATTGCTCCTGGTGGTGCTGCTGATAAGACTGGAATGTTCACTGTTGGTGATAAAGTCATTGCCACCAG TGCTGTGTTTGGGACAGAGATATGGCCAGCTGCTGAGTATGGGAGGACTATGTACACAATTCGTCAAAGAATTGGTCCACTTCTCATGAAATTGCAGAAGAGATATG GGAAGACGGATTATGCAGGCGAAAtgacagaaaaagaaatcatcaGAGCTGAGAGGAATTCTGGTGTTATCAGTGACAGAGTGAGGGAGATTCAA ATGCAAAATTACTTGAGGAAAAAAGAACAGAAAGCACAAAGAGAGAAGGATCTCCGCGACGGGCTAATACTGTACAA AAATGCCAAATATGAGGAAGCACTGGAGAGATTCGAATCAGTGTTGGGCTCAAAACCAGACCCGAATGAAGCTTCAGTGGCTAGCTACAATGTTGCCTGCTGTTATTCAAAGCTGAATCAG TTAAAAGCTGGGCTATCTGCACTTAAAGATGCCATGGAGGCAGGGTTTGAAGACTTCAAG AGAATCCGGACGGATCCTGACCTGGCAAATCTAAGAACATCCGAGGAATTTGAGCCTCTTCTGAAAAGATTTGATGAATCGTTCATCAATGAGAATGCAATCAATGCCATCAAATCTCTATTCGGCTTCAACAAGAAATGA